The sequence TGTTTCTATTTTTCCTAAGTCATCAGGGCTATAAGATGCCAAAATCCATAAAATAATAGATACTGCAAGTATTATTTTCCCCGCTTCTAATATAAATGTCTTTACTTTTTCAAAAATAGTATACAAAACATTCTTAAAAAAGGGAATCCTGTAATGAGGAAATTCCATTATAAATACTCCTTTTTCTCTCGTCTTGAGAACTATTTTCATCAATAAACCCGAAAGTAATGCAAATACAAACCCCAATAAATACATTCCCATAAGGACAATCCCTCTCATATTGAAGAACCCGAACAAGGTCTGATGAGGGACTGCCAATCCTATCAAAACCGTATACACAGGTAATCTCGCAGAACAACTCATCAGGGGAGTTACTATAATAGTAATAATACGTTCTTTCGTGCTTTCTATATTGCGAGTAGACATAATGGCGGGAATGGCACAAGCAACTCCCGATATCAGAGGAACTATGCTTCTGCCACTCATTCCAAATTGTTTCATTATCTTATCCATCAAAAACACTACCCTTGCCATGTATCCCGTTTCTTCTAATAGGACAATGAATCCAAATAGAAACATTATTTGCGGAATAAAAATAACTATCCCTGTGATTCCGGGTATAATTCCCTCTGTGAATAGACGGGTTATATCACTATTTGGTAGTGTTTTTTCTAAATATCCATTGACGTACGAAAAACCATTGTCTATGAGATTCATAAGAGGCTCTGACCATGCAAATAAAGATTGAAATATCAAAAATAATACTATAAAAAAAATCAAATACCCCCATATTGTATGGGTTAATATCTTATCTAACCAAAAACTCTTGGAAGAGCGGATAGAGCTCTTTGATTCTTCTTTTTTTACAACCCTATTGAGCAGTTGTTCTATCTTTTTATACCGCTCTAAAGTTTCTGTTTCTCGCAGCTCTTCGGTATTGATAGTATATTTTTTTATAACTTGTTGGAGAGATGTTTGTATTTCATTGCTCTGTTTTTGTAAGAGAGAAGGATGGTGAATCAATTGAAGTATATGATAATGGGATAAAAAAGTATTTGGATATTCTGATTTTATTCTCTCTAAGGCACCCTCCCATAAAGTCCTTGTCTCCCAAAAATACTGTTCTTTTTTTGGAGGAAGGGCTATCAATTTTTTTTTCATTTCCTCTAATCCTTTTCCTAATCTTGCATTTATACATACTACAGGAACTTGTAAGTAACTTTCTAACTTTGCTGTTTCTACAAGTATGCCTTTTTCATCTGCTTCGTCTAGCATATTGAGGGCTACTATGATAGGAAAGTTAAGATCATACATCTGACTCAAAAGAAAAAAATTTCTTTTTATATTGGAAGCATCTATTACTACTACTAACTTATCCGGATAATCTTGAGAATGAGGTGAGAGTAGTATTTCGGTTACTATTTCTTCATCTATTGTATTAGGATACATGCTGTAAGTACCTGGAAGATCTATTATAATAGCTGTGTGTTTATCAGATAATGTGCAGATTCCTGTTTTTTTTTCAGTAGTTATTCCTGGGAAGTTCCCTACTTTTTGATGTAAGCCCGTGAGATGGTTGAAAAGGGATGTCTTCCCCGAGTTAGGATTGCCCACCAACGCTATTTTTACTCTTTGATTATGTGCCATCGGTATTATTTTCTAT comes from Chitinophagaceae bacterium and encodes:
- the feoB gene encoding ferrous iron transport protein B, which encodes MAHNQRVKIALVGNPNSGKTSLFNHLTGLHQKVGNFPGITTEKKTGICTLSDKHTAIIIDLPGTYSMYPNTIDEEIVTEILLSPHSQDYPDKLVVVIDASNIKRNFFLLSQMYDLNFPIIVALNMLDEADEKGILVETAKLESYLQVPVVCINARLGKGLEEMKKKLIALPPKKEQYFWETRTLWEGALERIKSEYPNTFLSHYHILQLIHHPSLLQKQSNEIQTSLQQVIKKYTINTEELRETETLERYKKIEQLLNRVVKKEESKSSIRSSKSFWLDKILTHTIWGYLIFFIVLFLIFQSLFAWSEPLMNLIDNGFSYVNGYLEKTLPNSDITRLFTEGIIPGITGIVIFIPQIMFLFGFIVLLEETGYMARVVFLMDKIMKQFGMSGRSIVPLISGVACAIPAIMSTRNIESTKERIITIIVTPLMSCSARLPVYTVLIGLAVPHQTLFGFFNMRGIVLMGMYLLGFVFALLSGLLMKIVLKTREKGVFIMEFPHYRIPFFKNVLYTIFEKVKTFILEAGKIILAVSIILWILASYSPDDLGKIETEIREKNPHLSEEVLQTKIAAYTLEHSYAGYLGKTIEPLIKPIGYDWKIGIALITSFAAREVFVGTISTIYHVGNVEQEYSTIQKRLANEVNHVSGEKVFTRATCFSLLVFYAFAMQCMSTLAIVYKETNGWKWPLIQLLYMTLLAYISAFITFQIFS